Part of the Drosophila pseudoobscura strain MV-25-SWS-2005 chromosome 2, UCI_Dpse_MV25, whole genome shotgun sequence genome, ATATTTACCTTGCTGAACCGCTCGATCCGGACTCTGGCTGAACACTAGGGCACCGCTCAGAGAAAGCATCAGCAGCACAGAACCAAGTAAGCGCAGCGACATGGTTATGAATCGTCGATGAACTGCATTAAAAGACGATTGGACGACGACTGATCGATTGAGCTCCCGAACTGCGCAGTGGAGAGCACCGATCTGCTAAAAACGAGCGAAGTTCAACCTTTTACATTAATCTGAGAATCAGACAATCAGCTGCTTCGATGGAGACCTGTTTTCTGTGCAAAAAAGCCTTAAATTTATCCACAACACAACACAGTTCGTTGGCTTAACATTTATATTAATGTTTGTGCTAATAAACACAGGTTAACAGTCTTAGCATCTAAGGAGAAAATAGGACTAATTAAAGTGTATTCCTTTCGAGTTGAAGGCCCGCAGGAGACGCATGAAATCATCTATGTCCATAGATCTCGCACGTAACGTAGCCATTTCCAATTCCTCTAGAATACCGATGACCTTTTCCTGCATGTTAAAATCCTCTTCAAGGGGCTGAAAAATACAAATGATATGGATGGGGATATTTCTTGGATAATATTAGAATGACTGCCACCCACCTCGTTCCTAAGCGAGCGAAACACTTTGTAATTCTTTTCGAGCATTTCAATCACTGAGCTCACTTTGAAGGTGGCAGCGAGGGTCTTGTTTTTGCGCAAGAAGGCAATGCGGGTGAGGCCATCCCATTCAGTAAAGTTTACCGGCGGTGGAGGGTTCTTGGGCTCCAGGCGCACCACACTCGACTCCACCTTTGGCGGCGGCCTGAAGTTATTCTTGCCCACCTTCATGAGCATGTCTACGCGGGCCAGTAGTTGTGTGTTGATGCTCAAGCGGCAGTACAGCTTGTCGCCCGGCTTGGCCACCAGACGCTGTGCGAACTCGCGTTGGAACATGAGCACGGCACAGCGGAAGATTGGCCTGTGCAGCAGGAGTTTGAATATCAGCGGCGAACTGATTTGGTAAGGGACGTTTGCAATGCACAGGTCGAAGAAGGGCAGCTCCGCCTTCAGGAAATCGCCGATGAGAATCTGCAGCTTGGGTTGCATCGGAGTGGCCTGCACACGCTTCTGCAACTCGGCGGCAAGGCGGGTGTCGATTTCACAGGCAATCACCTTCTTGGCCTTCTCTAGCATGCGGACGGTCATGTTTCCCGTACCGGGACCGATTTCCAGCACCACATCTGTGGGTCGCAGAGCAGCCTTCTCAAGCATAGTGGTTATCACCAAGGGGTTCTTTAAAATATGCTGCCCAAAATCCTTGTTGAATACAATTCCTGCCACGAAACACGGTTAGAACTGGAATTGTTCATCCTTTCCACTGTAACGTACCTTGCTTTTGCACTTCATTGTGGACGCGGCTCTTTTTCTCTGTCTTTACTTTTGGCATATTTTAAACTTTTCCTTTGCCTGTAAAAGGTTTAAATCGTGACTTTGTTTTGGTTTCAAAATCCACATGTGTTTGGTCGTTCATGAACGAATCAATTCTCTGAACCAGTTCACTTTAACCCACTTAACGCACCATTTAAGCCCCGTTACAGGTTTACCAGTTTAAGTAAACCGCTGAAAACAATACTGTTAGTAAATTATCTTTGTACATACAACCttccattattttttttttacaaacaTAAATTATCCCATAACTTTCACCTGATCTGCGCCAAAATTCTTGAAGTTGTATCATTTTCGTGAAGATTTTTTTAATACCCACTGGTAGAAAATGGGTTAATCATTCTCTGTTCATGATCGGAAATCATTTTcttcgattttgatattcgggaTTACTTACTCTCTTTTATTCGATTGTGTCGAAAATAATAGACATGCGCGCAGCTATCcgttaaaataaattatgcagGAAAGCACGGTTTGACGCGAAAATTAAAGAAGTGGTCTGAGATGGGTTAAGTGTTCTCTGTCCATACGGTACCCATGTGGTCTTTTCCGTTGGGGCAGTGCTGTTTCAGTTCAAATGTGAAATTCAAAACATTTTTGGCGGGTACATTTTTCATAGGTGTTACctctttatttattaattagttttcacttaaaattataaatcaatttttgttgttttcaagTTTGGTATCTTTGGTTATCTTCGCACATCGGTACATTTGTTCTTTACCATTTATTTAGTATCTGCTTTAACACTTCCTTCCTTGGCTtacttttgtttaaatttttttgttttaatatatcttttttttttacaacaTATCAACTGTTGACTCTTGACTTTATCTTTACAGTTATTTATCTCTTTTGTTTAAACATAACTTAACTTTATTTATGCGTTCTCCCAATTGTAGTTTGGTtactttttcggttttgtttggtttttgtgtgtttgtgaatACTTTTCTGTTCATGAATATTACTTTTGCAATGACTCTTCCTCTAACTAAGCCTCCTCTGCTACAACTCTTTCAGTTTTTTGCGCTCTGCTTTGTACGccattcaataaataattcaatatattttcttagTAGTTTTTGTAGTTAACAACTTTTAGACAATGATTAGGGGCTGGGCTGCCGTTAATAATCCTCCGagtgtatgtttgtatgtgttTTCTTTAAGTATCTAAGATGCGAAAGGTACATGAAAAAGTTGcacatatgtgtatatcgTTTGTGGGTGTTTGTTCTTGTCCAGAAAAGCGTTAGCTTAGCTGGATCTGATCTGTGAGTACATCTCGTACATTCAGAGTTATAGCACTGGCTGGATCGCTCTACTGGAGTCCTTCTTTGGCAAGCAATGACTTTCGACCTAtagcttttgtgtgtttacGAGTGTGTCTAGCAGATTGAGAGTGGGGAAGGGGGAGCATTTGCATTAATTTGCTTTGCATATTTGAAGAGTGAGCTTATAGCTAACATTTGGTTTCACATTTCCCTATAATATTTTACTTGTTTCAGGTTCCGCGATttgtgcttttcttttctttttcccatttcccttgcctgtttcggtttctgttcctgttcccCGCTTCGCTTCCATTCATTCTCTCTTcatttctttgtattttgtgtgtgcttcttCTCGAGAACAACCAACAATATTTTCTATTCTGTTTGCTTATTCCCTGACCTGACCGTATCGTACCTGACTAACGGACTATACTCATATAAATTAATCATGTTGGCTGGATGCGTATATCTGTGAGAGTTTTTGCTCtatttgttgtatattttgtatcattttctttctttttctttaattgAATAGCGCTACTATTTGTCTATATTTTCAATCTTCTCAATGGCCTGGATCGTCTAGCGATTGAGCTCATTGttttataaaattatttttttatctTTGTAACATTTTTGCCTATGTTCTCCTtattcttccttttttttttgggtattttcgtttttgttatatgtatatatttttttttttggtaaaatGCGTTTTTGAGAATACTTTAGGTTAACATTTCAATTGTAAATGGGTAACTAGCGCTTGCGCAGGGCTTGCTATTTCACAAATACATATTATTAGACACTGGGCGTTCATTATTACATACAAATTTTATGCTTCATGCTTGCCTCTGACTCCtctgcattttttgttttacttctgttttattttttttttaaattttttttagtcAACAACGCTGCTTATAGTTAATAAATCTCCTGTCCTTGAAGGGTCCTTGGCTATCCATCCTTGCAATATAATTATaagtatatattttgtaatgATTTATTTTAGCAGAATTCCTTTTGCTCTGTGGATAGATTGAAAACATAAACTGAAACAAATTTTACCGCATCGCATGAAATGTGTCGTCGTACATAAAATAATAGGAATAACAACATTTAAATGAAGTAATTAACAGATTTCGATGCGTTCTGCTAAAATTTGTTTAGAATAGAATTTAGCTTTGAGTCTTTGGCTTTAAAATCAACATATACATAATAATCGTTAATATTGTATCTCTCGTCTCTTCCTCcttttttcatataatttcatatatgtataacgtTTGTTCGGATCTCTTTCATTACGCtaagtgttttgtttgttatatAAATATGCCTTTAGTTTCACAATTTTATATgctttatgtatgtatattatatatatatataatttgtttgttttcttctcccctctctcttcgGCTTACGGACTAAACACGTTTCTTGGTTGTAttcataatttgtttttaGGTTTTTAGCATACATAAATTGATGTGAATTTTATagacatttgtttgttttagcTTTATTTTCTATGATTTAGTAGCTTTactttctctttgttttgctGATAAATTGTATGCGTTTGTTTTAGGATTTTTTGgcttgatttttgttttagtttggttttttataaatatttgtgtgtataACAATAAggttaaattttaaaataatatcgCTTTAATACTTGAGAAGGAAGTTGTGCAAGATTtcaaatacataaaaaaacaaattgaaattaaatttgtgtgtttttatatgtatatgctttgGGGGGGTATTTGTTTTATAGACGGCACGTTGCGAAGCGGCacatattgtgtgtgttttagaGGTTCCCTTGAGATTCGCTTGGAGCAAGAGCTAAGCTTGGACGCTGTCTGGCCGTCTTTATGCCTGCCTTTAAGTGCGAAACTTGAGATTCGGCACGTTAAACAATCAAACAATCaattaatcaataaataacTAATAACAAAATGCACTCTGAGCCACAATTGCAGCCCACAAGGGCATTGACTAGATGGGTTCGGGTGCGGGGCGAGGCGGTGGATTGGCTTGGCAAATAACATAACttcaatacaatacaataaataaattaaaactcTTTTTAAGCGGCGGAGGCAGGCTCCAGCTTGAAGCTTAAAGCGGAAGCGGAATAGGAATCTGGGGAAACTTAACAATTTGGTTCTTTCTGCCTTGTGCGCACCATTCAAGTCGAAGCTAAGCAGCAGCTTTGGCACTGGTTGTTGGTTGTGGAGATGGCTATGGCTTCGGGTGACAATGAGTGATCGATCTACAGTACTTGCAATGTTTCACTTCTCTGCTTCGAACCTAGGATTTAGAACGAAATAAGGACAACGACTACAATTGGAAAACAGACAACAATGAAGCGTTTTCATCGAGAAACAATACGGATAGTTAGCTTGTGCTAGGGATATACGCTAGAGGAATACGCTAGACGCTAGATGCTAGATGGTTGATGGTTGATGCTAGATGACGGCACAGATCGATCTGTATGTCCACCCAATTTAAAACTAACTCACTGACTGATCTATACGGCCCGGCCCCTGGGGTGGGTGGAGCTCAACCTGTGGCGGGTTATTGTTATTTCGgcggatcagatcggatccgGTGCCTCCAAAAGTGAAAGGGAAAATGAACTACAATCGTTGGGCCCTAGTAGACTTTGCGCTCTGGTCCGAACTTGGGATTAACAAAGGAGAAGCCAGCGAACTCGTCCTGGTTGATGCATCGTATGACGTCGTTCCCTATGGGGGTCAGTACCGGATCCTCCTTGGTGAACTCCGCATCGAAATTGTTGGCATCGCGTGGATTTTTCTACGATCAAACGAAAGGTTAGTCAAAATGTATGGGAATGATCTCTCAAAACTTACCATTTTTGGTCGGAATGGTGGCTTTATGTTGCGCTTCTCAAGCTCCTTCCAGTCAAGCTTATTGAAAAATGGATGCTTGCGTATCTCGTTCTCATCGCCAGTGCAGCCAAGACGCTGTTCCGGATTCTTGGTGAGAAAACCTGCACAGAAAGACCGCCACTACATTAGCACAGGACACGCAATGAAAGAAAGGGGTATAGAAAATTACCCTTTAATATGGAAACGGCTTCGCGGGACAGCCAAACGGGATAGAGGACATCGTCGTGCATGATCGAGTCAAAGAGCTCGTCCTCATTATCGGCCTCGAACGGCGGCTGGCCGGCCATCATCTCGTACATGAGCACGCCCAGCGCCCACCAGTCGACGGAGGCGCCGTACTCCTGCTCCTTGAGTATCTCCGGGGCGATGTAGTCGGGTGTGCCACAGAACGTTGTGGTCAGCATGCCGTTCATGATGCCCTCCTTGCACATGCCAAAGTCGGCCAGCTTGCAGTGGCCCTCCTGATCGAGCAGAATGTTGTCCAGCTTCAGATCGCGGTAGATGACACCGTGGATGTGGAGGAATTGCAGCGCCAATGTCACCTCCGCCGCATAGAAGGCGGCACGGGCCGCCTCGAATCGACGAGCCTTCTGTATCTGGAACATCAAGTCGCCGCCATTTACGTACTCCATAACGAAGAACAGGCGGTCCGGAGTCTGAAAACAGGAATGTAACGCAGTCAGGAAGGGATGGTTGGCGGCCAACGCCAGGATGCGCTTCTCCGTCATGGTGCAGTCCACATCGTCGTCCTGGATGATGGCATCCTTCTTCAGCACCTTGATGGCATAGATCTCGTCGGTGCCCTTCTTCTCGGCGAGCATCACCTTGCCGAACGAGCCCTTGCCCAGCACTTTGATGAAGTTAAAGTCCAGCAGCGAGCACTTGCCGGGGCGTGTGTCCCCGGTGGCTCCGCCCACGGCCAGGCtcatgcagctgctgctgttgtaccCGCTGGTCAGCGTGCTGGTGGAGGTGGCCAGGCTGTCGGCCGACAATGTGCCACTGCGGAACGAGGCACCGGGCACATTGTCCCCGTCGGCGCCCAGCGAAGCCCCGTAGTTATCCTCGCCGCCCTGCTGGTTCAAGTACTTGGAGCGGCGCGGCTGCTGGCCCTGCTTGTCCGGCGAGATGCCCAGCGAGCTGAGGATCTCGGCCATCTGCTTGGTGTTGATGCCGCACGTGTTGGCCACGTTCTTCTGGCAGCGCTTGTGCACATTCATGCAGCAGGTCTCGCACTGTAGTCCCTGCTTGATGAGTCCGTACAGCAGCGAGCCGCAGTGGTCGCAGAAGGTGAACCGCTTGTAGCTGTGCACCACAAACCGGTGGGGCACATTGACGTTGAATCTCTGGCCGGCAGGGACCACCTCCACTTTGGTCTGCTGCTAGACAAGTATGATGGGATAGGATTGGGGGGTTACCTTTGATCTGAGTGCACATGGAAGAGTAACGGGTTGCTTACCTCGTCTCGCATGCCCGGACACTTGGACACCACGGACAGATGACATTTTTTATGTACAACTAAGGTGCAGACTAGATATGatgaggagagagagagagaccaaaAACAACGATATATCATTAATATCTCCACTCGGAACTGGGCAACTGAATGCTGAATGGAATGGATTTGATGCTATGCTTCGCTTTGATTCCATCATCATCTGGCAGAGcggagcacagcagagcagagtgcaTAGCAGATTGCAGATTGCAAGACAACTTATGGGAAAACTCTAGACTCTAGATATACGAATAAATGTTTGTTGTATATTTACAGGATATCATATATCGTTTACTCAAGCTCATTGAAACATTCAGGGTTAGACACAAAGGCTCTCGATGATGGCATTCAATGCGATTTTAACACTCTCCTCTCCATTGAATATCACCATTGAGAGGGCATAGCATATGTAATTAGTCGTAATCTCTGAGTAATTGTGCGATTTCTTTGGTGCAGAATTGATTAATCACatgttgtgtgtgttggtcAGGTGAAGTTTAGTTGAGTTTTCAGTTTTGAGTgctctgtgcctgtgcctgtgcgcCTATGCCTGTGCGCCAATTAGTGTTCGTTCAGGTGTAcacaaaagtttttaattacaaCATTCAGATGCTTCGGGCAGATGTCGAAcgaaaaattaaacttttatAAGACTTTTATTTGACAGgaataaatgaaaaaagtAACATAAGAGAGTGGGACCTTCTTCGGCGGATCCGAAGCTTGGAGTATCCTTCGAAAATTCCCAATAAAAGTTATCTAGAACAAAAGTTTCCTAACGTtttctaaatatttaaagCATGCAATATAAGATGGGGATAAAATAGATAGACAGACGAACGTGGAACATTTTGAGGCTAATAAAAGATAATATGATAGTTGCTTCCCTTTCTGGCAAGCTGAATAGATCCcagtataaaaataaatataaaggGTATATATGGGCCCTAAAGACTTGAAGATGGGTTACAATTAAGACAGACTTTTCCTGACAGACACACAAATTAGTATAGCAGGACGTTCAGTTCATTATCTTGTTGCTAAATGAAGGACAATGCAATGTGATGGCAACCCAATCGATTAGTAGAGGTGCAGAGCGGACAGGACTAGTGCCAGGATGCCAAACTGTccgaagagagggagagatagagagtggACAGGATGTGAACGAGCAGGTGAACGATGCATCCATGGCAGAGTCCAGAATGGACAATGCTGAACGTGCATCCACATCCAATCAATAAGGGCATTTATCCCTTTTGTTTCATAAggtaaaataaaacaatattGTACATAAGTAATAATGCAGCTAGACGAACAATATCCAGATGCTATTGTTCTTTCAATCGAATAGCAAAAACatcaacaacgacaacgacaacaacatggacaacgacaacagcaaacaacGAATAAAATGAGTAACGAACAACGAATAACGAACGTAACAAGCAAATGCAAAGTGATATGGATAATGGGGAGCGGAGCTTGTTGAAGGCTCTCCACTCCTAGAGCTCCAAGGCTCCAAAGCACCAGGGCACCCAGGGCACCCAGGGACCCAGGAGGACCCGTTGGCTCTGGTCTCCGTTTAGTTTGAAGCAAAACACATACCTTGACATTGATAGCCTTGTTTACCAATTCCCCTGCAAAAAGGCAAGAAATTCCATGgctattgtatgtatatatattttttttggtaactGAATGAAGAGTGTGTTggtttgtgtatgtgtgtgtttgtggtttGATGTGATGGGATGTGGTGTGTGCATGAATGAAGAACCGCCAGTGgaaaacccaaaagaaaatcaagCATTGGCTGTTGTTCATGAGTTCCTGACCCCAAAAGCAGCTTTTAAAATGAGACCCGAGACCCACTTGAATAGAAACCAGGGTTAATGCCAATGGAAACAATAAATAGCTAatagaaaatcaaaaactcTGCATAAAAGACCCAGAGGCGAGTGATGAGTGGATGATACATTAAGAACATAGAAATAAGATCAACTAAAATCGATTTAAATCAAATCATAAATAGTTTCAGAGAGAtggtgtgtgagagagagagagagagtggagagatAGGTGTGTGGATAAATCAAATAATTCCCAAAACTAAATGCATGTTCATGTAGATATTAATCACTGCAAATACAACTTAGGAATTATGGTACGGTAGATGTTCAGCCCTGTACGACTGAGTACGGTGAGTACGTTACGGATATTGTACGATTATGTGTGCCGGCCAGGGCCGGAGCGGAGCGCTCCACTTACCAGATAAACTCCCGACAATGCGAACAGAAGGTGGGTTGACGCAAAAATGTTGCCATGAACTTGTGACCATTCACCTGGAATTGCAAGAGATATTCGCAAAGATCAGTATCAGAGGCCTTCCAAAGAATTCTGAGGGACACTCACCTGGTGCACACGACGTCGCATGGC contains:
- the LOC4801598 gene encoding probable dimethyladenosine transferase; translated protein: MPKVKTEKKSRVHNEVQKQGIVFNKDFGQHILKNPLVITTMLEKAALRPTDVVLEIGPGTGNMTVRMLEKAKKVIACEIDTRLAAELQKRVQATPMQPKLQILIGDFLKAELPFFDLCIANVPYQISSPLIFKLLLHRPIFRCAVLMFQREFAQRLVAKPGDKLYCRLSINTQLLARVDMLMKVGKNNFRPPPKVESSVVRLEPKNPPPPVNFTEWDGLTRIAFLRKNKTLAATFKVSSVIEMLEKNYKVFRSLRNEPLEEDFNMQEKVIGILEELEMATLRARSMDIDDFMRLLRAFNSKGIHFN
- the Pkc98E gene encoding protein kinase C isoform X1, translated to MTMFTGKLQIKVCEASGLRPTDFQKRHNLTFGKLADEQLIDPYVSIDVDESHFDRSTTRPKTFDPVWNEQFVHDVNNAKNISLTVFHDAALPPDDFVANAIISFEDLMQSETGAPDLWVNLEPQGKIHIIIELKKCNDQAKAEAEVERTVAVNKEFKERAGFNRRRGAMRRRVHQVNGHKFMATFLRQPTFCSHCREFIWGIGKQGYQCQVCTLVVHKKCHLSVVSKCPGMRDEQQTKVEVVPAGQRFNVNVPHRFVVHSYKRFTFCDHCGSLLYGLIKQGLQCETCCMNVHKRCQKNVANTCGINTKQMAEILSSLGISPDKQGQQPRRSKYLNQQGGEDNYGASLGADGDNVPGASFRSGTLSADSLATSTSTLTSGYNSSSCMSLAVGGATGDTRPGKCSLLDFNFIKVLGKGSFGKVMLAEKKGTDEIYAIKVLKKDAIIQDDDVDCTMTEKRILALAANHPFLTALHSCFQTPDRLFFVMEYVNGGDLMFQIQKARRFEAARAAFYAAEVTLALQFLHIHGVIYRDLKLDNILLDQEGHCKLADFGMCKEGIMNGMLTTTFCGTPDYIAPEILKEQEYGASVDWWALGVLMYEMMAGQPPFEADNEDELFDSIMHDDVLYPVWLSREAVSILKGFLTKNPEQRLGCTGDENEIRKHPFFNKLDWKELEKRNIKPPFRPKMKNPRDANNFDAEFTKEDPVLTPIGNDVIRCINQDEFAGFSFVNPKFGPERKVY
- the Pkc98E gene encoding protein kinase C isoform X2; this encodes MTMFTGKLQIKVCEASGLRPTDFQKRHNLTFGKLADEQLIDPYVSIDVDESHFDRSTTRPKTFDPVWNEQFVHDVNNAKNISLTVFHDAALPPDDFVANAIISFEDLMQSETGAPDLWVNLEPQGKIHIIIELKKCNDQAKAEAEVERTVAVNKEFKERAGFNRRRGAMRRRVHQVNGHKFMATFLRQPTFCSHCREFIWGIGKQGYQCQVCTLVVHKKCHLSVVSKCPGMRDEQTKVEVVPAGQRFNVNVPHRFVVHSYKRFTFCDHCGSLLYGLIKQGLQCETCCMNVHKRCQKNVANTCGINTKQMAEILSSLGISPDKQGQQPRRSKYLNQQGGEDNYGASLGADGDNVPGASFRSGTLSADSLATSTSTLTSGYNSSSCMSLAVGGATGDTRPGKCSLLDFNFIKVLGKGSFGKVMLAEKKGTDEIYAIKVLKKDAIIQDDDVDCTMTEKRILALAANHPFLTALHSCFQTPDRLFFVMEYVNGGDLMFQIQKARRFEAARAAFYAAEVTLALQFLHIHGVIYRDLKLDNILLDQEGHCKLADFGMCKEGIMNGMLTTTFCGTPDYIAPEILKEQEYGASVDWWALGVLMYEMMAGQPPFEADNEDELFDSIMHDDVLYPVWLSREAVSILKGFLTKNPEQRLGCTGDENEIRKHPFFNKLDWKELEKRNIKPPFRPKMKNPRDANNFDAEFTKEDPVLTPIGNDVIRCINQDEFAGFSFVNPKFGPERKVY
- the Pkc98E gene encoding protein kinase C isoform X3 encodes the protein MVTSSWQHFCVNPPSVRIVGSLSVCTLVVHKKCHLSVVSKCPGMRDEQQTKVEVVPAGQRFNVNVPHRFVVHSYKRFTFCDHCGSLLYGLIKQGLQCETCCMNVHKRCQKNVANTCGINTKQMAEILSSLGISPDKQGQQPRRSKYLNQQGGEDNYGASLGADGDNVPGASFRSGTLSADSLATSTSTLTSGYNSSSCMSLAVGGATGDTRPGKCSLLDFNFIKVLGKGSFGKVMLAEKKGTDEIYAIKVLKKDAIIQDDDVDCTMTEKRILALAANHPFLTALHSCFQTPDRLFFVMEYVNGGDLMFQIQKARRFEAARAAFYAAEVTLALQFLHIHGVIYRDLKLDNILLDQEGHCKLADFGMCKEGIMNGMLTTTFCGTPDYIAPEILKEQEYGASVDWWALGVLMYEMMAGQPPFEADNEDELFDSIMHDDVLYPVWLSREAVSILKGFLTKNPEQRLGCTGDENEIRKHPFFNKLDWKELEKRNIKPPFRPKMKNPRDANNFDAEFTKEDPVLTPIGNDVIRCINQDEFAGFSFVNPKFGPERKVY